In one window of Arachis ipaensis cultivar K30076 chromosome B06, Araip1.1, whole genome shotgun sequence DNA:
- the LOC107647385 gene encoding protein FAR1-RELATED SEQUENCE 5-like, producing MDQYRINSWEDIGKINFSGLSMENICQLHFADLGLAFEFYNSYAKTRGFSVRKSGSRIVDGKVREKAYVCSCEGYRLEKWNHLKNRVREPKPETRCGCMSKLDVFFDAVTESWVVRDFCDEHNHEFVVLKLARMLRSHKKMTEPDISQMNHMKEVEIIIPNIFGSLASQCGGYENVNFSIKDMHNQVAKKRRQLPDDLTSAMAYLETLAARDQNLDVLAFDAIYKKNRYRLPVVIFLGVNHHNQTVVFGAAILLNERKSTYVWLLKQLLIAMKGNTPISIVTDGHPSMAIAIQEVFLNAHHRLCAWHLMCNATSNIHKPQFTKMFTKLMLGDYEVGVFEQKWEEMVGCFGVEDREWIVDMCGKRNMWATAHI from the exons ATGGATCAATATCGCATAAATTCTTGGGAAGATATTGGTAAGATCAATTTCTCAGGTCTATCTATGGAAAATATTTGTCAATTGCACTTTGCTGATCTTGGCTTGGCATTCGAATTTTATAATTCATATGCCAAGACGAGGGGCTTCAGTGTGCGAAAGAGTGGGAGTAGAATAGTTGATGGAAAAGTTAGAGAAAAAGCATATGTTTGTTCTTGTGAAGGGTATAGATTAGAAAAATGGAACCATCTGAAAAATCGAGTTAGGGAGCCAAAACCAGAGACAAGATGTGGTTGTATGAGTAAACTTGATGTTTTCTTCGATGCGGTAACTGAGAGTTGGGTAGTGAGAGATTTTTGTGATGAACACAACCATGAGTTTGTTGTTCTAAAGTTAGCAAGAATGTTAAGATCTCACAAGAAAATGACTGAGCCTGACATTAGTCAAATGAACCATATgaaagaggtggagatcatcatACCAAACATATTTGGGTCATTAGCTAGCCAGTGTGGTGGGTACGAGAACGTTAATTTTTCAATTAAGGATATGCACAATCAAGTTGCGAAGAAAAGAAGACAATTACCTGATGATTTAACCTCTGCAATGGCTTACCTGGAAACGCTAGCAGCAAGGGATCAAAACTT GGATGTGCTAGCATTTGACGCCATATATAAGAAGAATAGATACAGATTGCCGGTGGTAATATTCTTGGGAGTTAACCACCATAATCAAACCGTTGTATTTGGTGCTGCAATACTTTTGAATGAGAGGAAAAGTACATATGTGTGGTTACTAAAACAGCTTCTCATAGCAATGAAGGGAAATACACCGATTTCAATAGTTACGGATGGTCATCCATCGATGGCTATTGCTATTCAAGAAGTGTTTCTGAATGCACATCATAGGTTATGTGCATGGCACTTGATGTGTAATGCAACAAGCAATATTCACAAACCTCAGTTTACGAAAATGTTTACAAAGTTAATGTTAGGTGATTACGAAGTTGGTGTATTCGAACAAAAGTGGGAGGAAATGGTTGGATGCTTTGGAGTGGAAGATCGGGAATGGATAGTAGATATGTGTGGGAAAAGAAACATGTGGGCTACCGCTCATATTTGA